The Pyrus communis chromosome 8, drPyrComm1.1, whole genome shotgun sequence region AGACCTCTCCTGCCTAGCCTCCTCCAACCTCCTGCCACGTGGCAGCGACAGTGACAACATCGCCATGTTTCTCGAGTCCAACGACTCCTCGGGGGGCCAACCACCCAACCCCTTCTCCTCCACCCCCAAGCCCACCGCTTACTCCAGCTCCACCGCCACCACTGCCCGCCTCTGGAGCCTCTTCGTCGACTCTGACTTTTTCGACAACCTAGGCAGAACTCTCTACGGGTTTGGGGGTTAGGTTATTAGGGTTTCAGAGTGGGGATTTTGTAAATGGGTTGGTTGGTGGATAGAATTAGGTATGGAAGTGCTTCAATGGGGATGAACCGCGGGCTAAGCGGTGGATTTTGTAAATGGGAGTTGCAAAGAGGTGAGGGGGAAGGAAGGGGATatgggttagggttttttttttaataggattaatattataatatttttaatgtataaaaaaaaaaaaaatttatcacgtggcacaaatgtgacagtcacgtcagcacttaatggaccaatggatgaaaaatgtaccgatgtattatattgaaataaaatagtacgtaaggtatgaaagtgaaatgttttaaagatgttataaggaattgaaatcAACCTCAAACCTGAtgaggtaaaatgtaatttaccattTAAAAAAAGTACAACAATCCCAAACTGGTCACTAATCTTATAACTAAGATTCTTTATGTATGAAGCTAGATTCACattacaattaattaaaatctacaATATAAATCTGAAATGaaattttatgtatatatacatatgttagAACTTAGAACACGGTTTGGGAGAATATAAGCGATAGGGCCCATGGGCAACCACAGATGACAGAGTCAGCTTCATTGGGAGGCCACTGGGTTCTCTTGGTTGATTCTTGGAggaataatattaatttttattgtgcattatttgtgtttaattttaaataaaaaaaattaaataatttataaccacACGATACACGATGAATAACTAAGATCCCCATAAAATAAATCTGGAGATGATCCTCTTCTAAGGAAACAAACAAGGAAACGGTGGTCATGTCAGGAAAGATCCAGCAAAATCCAACTAATCAAAAGCTGCGTTGATTGTGATAGTTTATAACTTTTTGTATTTGTCGCTCAAATAATTGGCATTGAcctattcaaaattcaaatggcTGCCCCGCGAGTCGCTTAATATCAtcaattacatatatatttcGTCGAAAACCATCATTTAAATATGAGTTATATATGGCAACAGCtagaacaaatatatatatatatatatatatgtagtccCTCAGATCTAACTTAATAGTTTTGTTGAAAAGTAGAAGTTTCTTGCCTATCATAAGCATTAGTTAATAATATTGTTGACTTGCAAGTTATAACGCATTAAGGGTCAAACTGGGTGCATAATTTCTTACAAGTTTATGTACATGGTGTAGATATTAATTTACCGTATTTGGTGGCGTACGGattaacaataacaaaataGTAGTAtagcaagaaacaaaacaaaaaaagtagtGTAGGGAAAGGAACGACGGGTTATATAAATATTTAGACACAGTTTGACTTCTTACATGTTAGAAGTCAATCTTCTTAACTTTCTCTATACATGATGAGGTTATATCATTTTACTTTACGAGATATCATAATCTAAatcatttattttctctttatcGTCATCTAAAAATTATctctaaaaaaaatgaacaactCAAGTTATAACGTTTATAATACAACGTGGTCATAGAAGAGAGCTAAAGTAATATTGTATTTGAAAATTGGGAACCGATGAATGAAGCGGAAGGGGAGGTTCGAGCTTGCTTCCTCCCGCGTACAACAACCGTGTCCCCAGCAACAATCGAGTTCCCACCTTCCACACTAATCTCCTATAAGCAGATCACACGCATAATTAGCAACCACCGCGTAAAATACAAAGATTCCTCTAAtatatctatttatttatataatatatattactAATCATGTATTGTATAAATGGCTACCTCCTCCTGTGAgttcccatatatatatatactagccTTCCAAGGCAACACCACTCACCACTCACCGTATCATAGAAAATTTTCAGCTCGCTCTCATCAAACTGTAATTTATTAGCCAATTTTTTGTGATCAATTTGtcactttctctctttctgGTCTACCACTACCACTACCAGGCCACATTTTGAATCTACCTACGTTAGTAGCACCTCTACTCTGCTTCCACCAGCTAATCAATTGCTCAAGAGTGAGCTGAAGACGACGATGACATTGATGAAGATGTCGAAGAAGAAATCATCAAATGGTAATGATGATGACGTCGGTCGACCAAGACCAACACATAGAGCGTGGAAGCTGCTGCGTCTGGCATTGCTTTGGGCAAGAAAGGGCGGTGTTTTCAGGCGACGCCTCATGATGGAACTACGCGTCGTCCCCAAGTTGCTCAAGAGTAGCTTCGTCCACATGCTTATGCACATGCAGCAGCAGAAGCAGCAGGAGCGGCAGCAGTATTACTTCGAGCGGCAGCTGTCGTTCGACAAGACCCCAATTTTCCCCAccctcaaaaccaaaaccagcTGTTCCCGCTCCTCCTTCATGTGCTTCATCAACAACATCCCTTGCCTAAACGCACCATTAGCACTTGATTATTTTGATGATGATCAAGTCGACATGATCATCAATAACCACGGATATCAATCAAACGATTGCTGCTACTGCTActatgacgatgatgatgaagacGATGCTAGTACTGCAAGACAGAGCTTTCTTATCAAATGTGATGAGAAGGATGATGGCCGAGATATTATTCAGGATGATGAGGAAGAAAGGGTTACTCTTTCTCCTGCTACAGCttataaaaacaatatttaCGAGGAGTTAGAGGAATCGGTTGACATGAAGGCAGATGAGTTCATAGCTAAGTTCTACCAGCAAATGAAGCTCCAAAGACAGATTTCATACCGACACCACACTCAGAACCACACATGTTAAATTAATCACATATATCATTCACATTGTCCATCCACACTCGACAATTCCTCCAGAATTCCGCAATTCCAGATCCAGGGACAAGACAGACAGACAACCAAAACAGTAACTCGCAGGACAGCCATCGCATTGCGGCATTCTTTTGATTTTGGGTTCAATTCCGCTCCTCTAGTCTACTTTTACTGTACTGAACTACattgtatttattttgtaaaagaAGAGGCATAGCATTGCGGCATATTTTGTAGATACTGTAGGCTTAGGCTTCCCATTACATTGTATGTAACAACAATCATCTCACACATACAAGCAGCAGCTTACAActgaatttcaaaaatgtctACATTTTTAAGTGCTAATAAATGATGAGGACAACATTCGAAAAAGTTTCGTAAGTATATTCATTCCGAATATGGTAACTCTTGAATGCCAACAAGTAATTAATATCGCCAAACAACAATATCATTCAAATTCCCCTAAATGATTGAACAATCTAATCAATGAATCCTTCTAATGACCTAGAACTTGTATCTGCTTTCAACTGATCGATCAGCAACCTGATAAATTGTCCAACTGCATCGACATACTTGTTCCACAATCAGGATCTACTTTCATAAACTTCCATACGTTTATCTGCCATTGTAACAAAAAATGGACAATGCATTAGTTTTTTACTACACTAGGAACCATCAATACGCATCCATGCCCATTTTCATAACTATCAAGTGAATACTGTCTACCATTTTGTATGGATGAACAGAAACATATCTATCTCTTACCAGATGAAATAGAAACCCCTTCCCTCGGTCATACTGTAATCCAACCCAATCCCAAACCGGACAGACACTGTTCAACATAATCACTTAACTGACCCCTAAGATGCACCTATTTATGCATACGGAGCACAGAATGTCGTGAGTCTTGAGATGATCCAACCCATTCCCATCCCCCTTTCTCACCCACATTCAGAAGAGCCAGGGGGAACAATGCACAAACAGCTACAACGCAAGTCCAATTCTTCTTCTATGGGACCTCTCACATTCAAATTACAAACCTACCTTGAACTAATGATCTGGAACCATTGAGAGAGATCCAATGCTGTCAACTAGAATTTTGATTCTGGTCAAGATAGGTTTCCAACTGTCCTGTTGCTGCCAAGATAAGACCTACAGTTGCAATGTCACATGTGTCAACTCAAGTACAGAGATCCAAGGACTGGGTAGAAATCGACCGAATAAAAATGAGAATTGTAATAGACAAGTCTATTCCGACACAAACATGTCCAATAATCTCTCCACTTTGAGTAATATAGATCTGCGCTACATGGTAATTCCATGATGGATGCCATAGTGTTCACATGTTGCCAAGTAAGAACAGTAAATGTAAGTCTATGACATCTATGGTTCACTTGTGTGTCAAAGTACCTAAAAATAGAGGAGAGGGCCTCCCAGGCCGTGATTTAAATTCTGGATGAAATTGCACTCCTACATAGAATGGATGACTTGGAAGCTCTAAAATCTGCAGAAGAGAAAAATACCAGAACAAACACAAATcttgtaaaaaataaatcttCAAAGTCAAATACTATTCAGTAAATGATAAGAAAGGAATTTTTGCAATAATAACCAAGTAAATTCTGACAATGCTCAAGTTCAACAAAGCATCAAACTCAGCAGAAAACCCACCTCCATTCGTCTCCCACTGTCATCCTTCCCTACAAATTTCAGGCCAGCTTCTTCAAGAACTCCAATAACATCTGGGTTCACCTGCATCATGATGAAATAAGACCATGTACACTACGTAAAACATGCTTCTGAAACATCATGTTTTTCACCTAAATAAATTTACAACAAACCTCATATCTGTGCCTGTGGCGTTCATCCACATACTCTGAGTTATGGTACCTAGCAATTGATAGCAATAACACATCAGGCATGTAACCTATACTCTTAAACATGGAGAACTTTAAAGTGGTCTTGTGGGATTAGTTTTGACAAAAGCAACTGCAGACACAACACATAGCGGAGAGGTCATCAAAGGCCGCATGCAAAATAGTACGTTGACCAAGAAAGTTCAAAATTTTACAGTATAAATGCAATAAAGTTCTATAGCTTGTGCCATGTGTCCTTTTCAGACCGACAGACTTGGAAGTTGGAACACATGGCACATGCATTGATTTTACAGTATAAATGCAGCAGAGGTACCTGAAGTTATAACTTCATTTTGCAGTAACTAGCCGGCTATTCTATGATTTCTAAATTGAACACAGTTATAGATATTGCACATACAGCTTTGAAGTAGTGCAATCAGGAGCTTGGAAAAGTGTTCTTCTGGATCCCAGTCTCATTGTGCTTCCCATGTGTGTTCTTGATCCCtttacacataaaaaaattaactgtCACGGGGCGAAGGTTGAAGCCAtacttattttaaaattaaagaggTAAACATCACCATAAATTTGTACCTCAGGCATAAAAATTACAACAGGATTTGGTGTCTGTGCATCAAACTCTGTGCTGTCTGCCCTTTCTAAACCCAAAAcctaaaacaagtaattaaagTAGGGATGATATATGATcttaaataaagaataaaacCTGTTAGTTAAGCAAACGTTGCTTACAGATCTCGCAAATTCAATCACTGAAATCTGCATGCCCAAACAAATCCCAAGATAAGGAACATTGTTCTCTCTGGCATACTTTGCAGCTAATATCATACCTCTCACACCACGATCTCCAAATCCACCAGGAACCAAGACACATGCTGCATTCTGCAAATATAGAATAGATCACAACATAAACTGTACAACAGGCTAGGGGACGATAATTTAGCTTAAAGAATACCTTTAGGGTCCCCCATGCAGCAGCATGTGCTTCTGGTATCTGTATGAAAAACAAATCTTAAGAAAAGACAAAATAATAGACTTAAAACCAAATTCTGCAAAAAGAGGAGTGTAATGGTTCAATACCAGTTTGGCACTATCATCTTCAAGGTCAGAAGCAGCAATCCAGTCAATTGATGGCTTTAAAGAACAAGCAACACAAGCATGCAGAAGGGCCTGCGAGACAAATTTagcaaaatattatattttgggGTCCAGATTGCCATATTGTTCAGAATTATATATCAGCAAGCATTTATGGTAAAATACATGAATAGGCAGTGAATTATTAACATATATAatctaataagcatgcattgcaaaAGGAGCCATACACTCATATTTGCACTACAACATGCAATAGCTAaattttttcatgaaaaattgCTAATGAATTCCACAATCTTAGTAGAGATACACCATCCTATGACCCTTCCTAATAATAGAATAGAAGCTACCACTGCACCTTTACTACGGACAAGTAAGAATCTGCAAGGCCCACATACTTCCCCACCATGGCAATCCTCACCTGCAAATATAAAATTCTCATGTGGTGAATGAAAaaaccaaaagagagaatgtTTGAAAATTGAGCATGGCactattatttaataatactaaCGGAATTGGTGAGGTTATCATAAGTCTCTGCCATCTTGGTCCAATCTCTTAAATCAGGAGGCCTGGCAATGCTGaaacagaaaattaaacacTGGTAACTTAACATAGCCAAACTTCATGCTGTTTGCCTTCCTAAATTTAGGCAGCATTCCGAGAGAGCACATATATCAACTAAAAGAATCCAAGTCGGACAGTATTCTATAAAGAGATTGCCTTGGCATCATTACACAAGAAGAATTTAAATAAGCTGATGCTGATCAACAATCGAGCACAAAAGTTGAAGCCTTATATGTGAAGTAATGGTGAGAACATACCTTAGTAGATTTAGTTGTTGAAGAATTGAATGATGAGCGTTTTGATTCTGAACAACGATTTAGAACAATAGTttagataaaattttgaaataaagtATGAAGCCACCAAGGAGACAGATAATTGTTATTGAACCCACCCTAAGTAAGAGAGGAACATGCCAAATGTTTGGTACATCATGGATATTAAGAATATTACCAGCCTGTAAAAAAGCgtaaatgaaatttaaaatttgtaatcagAAAATGAAGTTTGATtaaagaaatttagaaaaaaggCCACATAGAATTTATTCAGCAACAACTTACTGTAACATGACAAAATTGTGAAAGTTTCTGCTTAGTATTTTCCAACAAAGGCTGCAATGCagtcacacaaaaaaaaaaaaaaaaatatgtattataTCTGCACAAAAATTAACCTTGGCAAAATAATGGTAGAGTAAAGCACAAGGGGAGTCGGGTGATCTCACTGCACCAATGTAGGTGTCCAAGCAAGTCTTAAATGGAAACTAAAGAAAAGCTTATAAGGTTAATAGATAGGTGAAATGAGGTACCTCTGCAGAGCGACATGCTAATAGATGAGGAGTCAAGCCTAATGCTCTTAGTTCCCGCACACTATGTTGCGTAGGCTTTGTTTTCTGCATTAATtacaaacacaaaaagaaagtAAGAAACATACAAAATTAAGCAAATTCTTTGTAAAATATAATCCATTTTGATTCTAAACTTACAAGCTTGTATGAGGAATTAATGAAGAAACGTAACACTCAATAATTAAGTAGAGGGATCTTACTTGCTCTCCAACAACACCCAGCACTGGTATCAGGCTCACATGAATAAGACAGAAGTTCTCTTGCCCTGACAAAAGAATTAAATCAACAACAGCAATGATCATTTAACATCAATGTAATTCCAGATGAAATTGCACATCAACTCCAAAGGGAAATCGTTAGTTACTTTTAAATCTGGATAAGCATTGTTTCATCGCATCTATACCCCGgccaacaaaaatacaaaaaagcaCCACATAGAGTCCCAATAATATTATCAATTTTATTATTGCAAAGCTGCTCATAACATATCAGACCATAAATCTAAACAATACCTAAACCGTACGTACCGCGTATTCCTAGAGCAGTCATTGGAAGATATATATTGATCACACAGCATAGAAACATGATAAACAATTGGAAGCCAACATATGGGTGGAGAAATTATCTCATAAgcagtataaaaaaaaattcctcaaAAGAACAGAATAAACCACAACCTTACCAACTGAAAAGGACAATTGGCGCAGAGCCTCAATGAATGGCATTGATTCAATGTCAcctaagaagaaagaagaattaTTGTCTTTGTACATAAACACAGAGAAAGAATAATGAAGCATGTATTGCATCTATGTATTGACTATTGCTTACCCACAGTCCCTCCCAACTCTATCACGCAAACATCTGCAGGGCCCTCTTTTCCATCCACAGGAATGACTGAAACGGATTCGATCCATGTCTTAATGGCATCAGTTATGTGTGGAACCACCTAAAT contains the following coding sequences:
- the LOC137742141 gene encoding uncharacterized protein; amino-acid sequence: MTLMKMSKKKSSNGNDDDVGRPRPTHRAWKLLRLALLWARKGGVFRRRLMMELRVVPKLLKSSFVHMLMHMQQQKQQERQQYYFERQLSFDKTPIFPTLKTKTSCSRSSFMCFINNIPCLNAPLALDYFDDDQVDMIINNHGYQSNDCCYCYYDDDDEDDASTARQSFLIKCDEKDDGRDIIQDDEEERVTLSPATAYKNNIYEELEESVDMKADEFIAKFYQQMKLQRQISYRHHTQNHTC
- the LOC137742139 gene encoding uncharacterized protein isoform X1, coding for MKYVLVTGGVVSGLGKGVTASSIGVVLKACGLRVTSIKIDPYLNTDAGTMSPFEHGEVFVLDDGGEVDLDLGNYERFLDVTLTRDNNITTGKIYQSVLEKERRGDYLGKTVQVVPHITDAIKTWIESVSVIPVDGKEGPADVCVIELGGTVGDIESMPFIEALRQLSFSVGQENFCLIHVSLIPVLGVVGEQKTKPTQHSVRELRALGLTPHLLACRSAEPLLENTKQKLSQFCHVTAGNILNIHDVPNIWHVPLLLRNQNAHHSILQQLNLLSIARPPDLRDWTKMAETYDNLTNSVRIAMVGKYVGLADSYLSVVKALLHACVACSLKPSIDWIAASDLEDDSAKLIPEAHAAAWGTLKNAACVLVPGGFGDRGVRGMILAAKYARENNVPYLGICLGMQISVIEFARSVLGLERADSTEFDAQTPNPVVIFMPEGSRTHMGSTMRLGSRRTLFQAPDCTTSKLYHNSEYVDERHRHRYEVNPDVIGVLEEAGLKFVGKDDSGRRMEILELPSHPFYVGVQFHPEFKSRPGRPSPLFLGLILAATGQLETYLDQNQNSS
- the LOC137742139 gene encoding uncharacterized protein isoform X2, whose product is MKYVLVTGGVVSGLGKGVTASSIGVVLKACGLRVTSIKIDPYLNTDAGTMSPFEHGEVFVLDDGGEVDLDLGNYERFLDVTLTRDNNITTGKIYQSVLEKERRGDYLGKTVQVVPHITDAIKTWIESVSVIPVDGKEGPADVCVIELGGTVGDIESMPFIEALRQLSFSVGQENFCLIHVSLIPVLGVVGEQKTKPTQHSVRELRALGLTPHLLACRSAENQNAHHSILQQLNLLSIARPPDLRDWTKMAETYDNLTNSVRIAMVGKYVGLADSYLSVVKALLHACVACSLKPSIDWIAASDLEDDSAKLIPEAHAAAWGTLKNAACVLVPGGFGDRGVRGMILAAKYARENNVPYLGICLGMQISVIEFARSVLGLERADSTEFDAQTPNPVVIFMPEGSRTHMGSTMRLGSRRTLFQAPDCTTSKLYHNSEYVDERHRHRYEVNPDVIGVLEEAGLKFVGKDDSGRRMEILELPSHPFYVGVQFHPEFKSRPGRPSPLFLGLILAATGQLETYLDQNQNSS